The following coding sequences are from one Manis pentadactyla isolate mManPen7 chromosome 13, mManPen7.hap1, whole genome shotgun sequence window:
- the FDXACB1 gene encoding ferredoxin-fold anticodon-binding domain-containing protein 1 isoform X1, whose product MAPRRLLLVGEGNFSFAAALSETLGPSTSVTATCLQGPADSARDPAARRNLQRLREQGIEVRFGVDCTQLADAFELHDREFDRIYFNFPHCGRKAGVAKNRELLAKFFQSCADVLAEEGEIHVTLCRGQGGTPADKPMREWHNSWQVVAMAARGGFILSDVHPFSCEAVPGYKCTGYRSQAKSFHVEGALNHIFTQSLPFKGSQPKIFKIRLDDQWFSFPEPEGLAGKLNRGFLEAPSSHPIRTINEKLISELGKAFPLKRLKCSFPLLPQGPTSVLTHWNCDILSAAFWISLCEDNSNSESLPGGTRQDMEDFLVSFSELSLPEAPGRDSKEEAHKGTYDQAKVCLRPSLLVHVQTVIQAPDFLPGSLHVLSGPVFRKCHILPFRMPAFHETLLILGFNKNLKDGSLQSLLDHLKGILESLLTQISLEGSKLSSSSVEFVFQPNGKDYMINVKSHNFGPGCAKDLLIGSITTSVPSIVNKDQCFVFVSMNLDLLAMLVWAISDWRMLWTFDNRFLKNFIPGKIEPFKSYSLYPPCYAHDISFWIDEEKGFDELEFHTMARAVSQDTVTSIQFLSCFQHPKTEQVSLCYRLTYQTCDKALTRQQVASMQSQFRKEIQQRLHVTVR is encoded by the exons ATGGCCCCCCGGCGTCTTCTCCTGGTTGGGGAGGGCAATTTCTCTTTCGCGGCGGCTCTGAGCGAGACACTGGGTCCGAGCACCAGTGTGACCGCCACCTGCCTCCAGGGCCCGGCCGACTCGGCCCGGGATCCGGCGGCCCGACGGAACCTCCAGCGCCTGCGCGAGCAAG GTATCGAGGTACGTTTTGGTGTGGACTGCACCCAGCTGGCAGATGCCTTTGAACTGCACGACAGGGAGTTTGATCGAATTTATTTTAACTTTCCTCACTGTGGACGCAAAGCTGGAGTAGCTAAGAACAGGGAACTGCTTGCCAAGTTTTTCCAGAG CTGTGCAGACGTTCTTGCAGAGGAAGGAGAAATCCATGTGACATTGTGTAGAGGACAAGGTGGGACACCAGCTGATAAGCCCATGAGAGAATGGCACAACAGTTGGCAAGTGGTTGCCATGGCAGCTCGGGGGGGATTCATTTTAAGTGACGTGCATCCCTTCAGCTGTGAGGCTGTGCCAGGGTACAAGTGCACTGGATATAG GAGTCAAGCTAAATCCTTTCATGTGGAAGGTGCTTTGAATCATATCTTCACCCAGAGCTTACCCTTTAAAGGTTCACAACCCAAAATCTTTAAGATCAGACTGGATGACCAGTGGTTTTCCTTTCCAGAACCAGAAGGACTTGCAGGGAAGTTGAACAG AGGTTTCCTAGAAGCACCTTCATCTCATCCTATCAGAACCATAAATGAGAAACTTATTTCTGAATTGGGCAAAGCTTTCCCTCTGAAAAGGCTGAAGTGCTCCTTCCCTTTGCTGCCACAAGGACCCACCAGTGTTCTCACTCACTGGAACTGTGACATTCTATCAGCTGCCTTTTGGATTAGTCTTTGTGAAGATAACTCAAATTCTGAGTCCCTCCCTGGTGGGACGAGACAAGACATGGAGGACTTTCTAGTATCATTTTCAGAACTTAGCCTTCCCGAGGCTCCTGGAAGAGACAGTAAGGAAGAAGCTCATAAAGGAACCTATGACCAAGCCAAGGTCTGCCTTAGACCTTCTCTCCTAGTTCATGTTCAGACTGTCATCCAAGCACCAGACTTCCTCCCAGGTTCTCTGCATGTCCTTAGTGGACCTGTCTTTCGGAAGTGCCACATCTTGCCTTTCAGAATGCCAGCATTTCACGAGACTTTACTTATCCTTGGGTTTAATAAAAATCTGAAGGATGGCTCTCTTCAATCACTACTGGATCATCTAAAGGGCATTCTGGAAAGCCTTCTGACCCAGATATCATTGGAGGGCTCTAAACTGAGCAGCAGTTCAGTGGAATTTGTTTTTCAACCAAATGGGAAAGATTATATGATTAATGTGAAGTCTCATAATTTTGGCCCAGGTTGTGCCAAGGATCTGCTTATCGGGTCTATCACTACATCTGTTCCAAGCATTGTAAACAAGGAccagtgttttgtgtttgtgtctatgaaCTTGGACCTATTAGCCATGCTTGTCTGGGCTATCTCTGACTGGAGGATGTTGTGGACCTTTGATAACCGTTTCCTGAAGAATTTTATCCCTGGGAAAATAGAACCCTTTAAAAGCTATTCCCTATATCCTCCATGCTATGCACATGATATTAGTTTTTGGATAGATGAGGAGAAAGGGTTTGATGAATTAGAGTTTCACACCATGGCCCGAGCAGTGTCCCAGGACACTGTCACATCTATACAATTCCTTAGTTGTTTTCAGCATCCAAAGACTGAACAGGTTAGTCTCTGCTATCGACTGACCTACCAGACCTGTGACAAGGCCCTCACCCGGCAGCAGGTGGCATCAATGCAGTCCCAGTTTAGAAAGGAGATTCAGCAAAGACTACATGTAACAGTTCGGTAG
- the FDXACB1 gene encoding ferredoxin-fold anticodon-binding domain-containing protein 1 isoform X2 produces the protein MAPRRLLLVGEGNFSFAAALSETLGPSTSVTATCLQGPADSARDPAARRNLQRLREQGIEVRFGVDCTQLADAFELHDREFDRIYFNFPHCGRKAGVAKNRELLAKFFQRSQAKSFHVEGALNHIFTQSLPFKGSQPKIFKIRLDDQWFSFPEPEGLAGKLNRGFLEAPSSHPIRTINEKLISELGKAFPLKRLKCSFPLLPQGPTSVLTHWNCDILSAAFWISLCEDNSNSESLPGGTRQDMEDFLVSFSELSLPEAPGRDSKEEAHKGTYDQAKVCLRPSLLVHVQTVIQAPDFLPGSLHVLSGPVFRKCHILPFRMPAFHETLLILGFNKNLKDGSLQSLLDHLKGILESLLTQISLEGSKLSSSSVEFVFQPNGKDYMINVKSHNFGPGCAKDLLIGSITTSVPSIVNKDQCFVFVSMNLDLLAMLVWAISDWRMLWTFDNRFLKNFIPGKIEPFKSYSLYPPCYAHDISFWIDEEKGFDELEFHTMARAVSQDTVTSIQFLSCFQHPKTEQVSLCYRLTYQTCDKALTRQQVASMQSQFRKEIQQRLHVTVR, from the exons ATGGCCCCCCGGCGTCTTCTCCTGGTTGGGGAGGGCAATTTCTCTTTCGCGGCGGCTCTGAGCGAGACACTGGGTCCGAGCACCAGTGTGACCGCCACCTGCCTCCAGGGCCCGGCCGACTCGGCCCGGGATCCGGCGGCCCGACGGAACCTCCAGCGCCTGCGCGAGCAAG GTATCGAGGTACGTTTTGGTGTGGACTGCACCCAGCTGGCAGATGCCTTTGAACTGCACGACAGGGAGTTTGATCGAATTTATTTTAACTTTCCTCACTGTGGACGCAAAGCTGGAGTAGCTAAGAACAGGGAACTGCTTGCCAAGTTTTTCCAGAG GAGTCAAGCTAAATCCTTTCATGTGGAAGGTGCTTTGAATCATATCTTCACCCAGAGCTTACCCTTTAAAGGTTCACAACCCAAAATCTTTAAGATCAGACTGGATGACCAGTGGTTTTCCTTTCCAGAACCAGAAGGACTTGCAGGGAAGTTGAACAG AGGTTTCCTAGAAGCACCTTCATCTCATCCTATCAGAACCATAAATGAGAAACTTATTTCTGAATTGGGCAAAGCTTTCCCTCTGAAAAGGCTGAAGTGCTCCTTCCCTTTGCTGCCACAAGGACCCACCAGTGTTCTCACTCACTGGAACTGTGACATTCTATCAGCTGCCTTTTGGATTAGTCTTTGTGAAGATAACTCAAATTCTGAGTCCCTCCCTGGTGGGACGAGACAAGACATGGAGGACTTTCTAGTATCATTTTCAGAACTTAGCCTTCCCGAGGCTCCTGGAAGAGACAGTAAGGAAGAAGCTCATAAAGGAACCTATGACCAAGCCAAGGTCTGCCTTAGACCTTCTCTCCTAGTTCATGTTCAGACTGTCATCCAAGCACCAGACTTCCTCCCAGGTTCTCTGCATGTCCTTAGTGGACCTGTCTTTCGGAAGTGCCACATCTTGCCTTTCAGAATGCCAGCATTTCACGAGACTTTACTTATCCTTGGGTTTAATAAAAATCTGAAGGATGGCTCTCTTCAATCACTACTGGATCATCTAAAGGGCATTCTGGAAAGCCTTCTGACCCAGATATCATTGGAGGGCTCTAAACTGAGCAGCAGTTCAGTGGAATTTGTTTTTCAACCAAATGGGAAAGATTATATGATTAATGTGAAGTCTCATAATTTTGGCCCAGGTTGTGCCAAGGATCTGCTTATCGGGTCTATCACTACATCTGTTCCAAGCATTGTAAACAAGGAccagtgttttgtgtttgtgtctatgaaCTTGGACCTATTAGCCATGCTTGTCTGGGCTATCTCTGACTGGAGGATGTTGTGGACCTTTGATAACCGTTTCCTGAAGAATTTTATCCCTGGGAAAATAGAACCCTTTAAAAGCTATTCCCTATATCCTCCATGCTATGCACATGATATTAGTTTTTGGATAGATGAGGAGAAAGGGTTTGATGAATTAGAGTTTCACACCATGGCCCGAGCAGTGTCCCAGGACACTGTCACATCTATACAATTCCTTAGTTGTTTTCAGCATCCAAAGACTGAACAGGTTAGTCTCTGCTATCGACTGACCTACCAGACCTGTGACAAGGCCCTCACCCGGCAGCAGGTGGCATCAATGCAGTCCCAGTTTAGAAAGGAGATTCAGCAAAGACTACATGTAACAGTTCGGTAG
- the CFAP68 gene encoding cilia- and flagella-associated protein 68 isoform X4: MAAAHCPCCAEFLQRQSLAYFLGNPHYGSLINADGHGEVWIDWNDMSKFFQYGWRCTTHENAYSNQTLMGNWNQERYDLTNIVQPKPLPSQDLREHLTGSQGISLSWILLSINAQENQLT; this comes from the exons ATGGCCGCCGCCCACTGTCCCTGCTGCGCGGAATTTCTGCAG AGACAGTCCCTTGCCTATTTCCTTGGAAACCCACACTATGGGAGCCTCATTAATGCAGATGGCCATGGGGAAGTGTGGATAGATTGGAATGATATGTCCAAGTTTTTCCAGTATGGATGGAGATGCACCACCCACGAGAATGCCTATTCGAACCAAACCCTGATGGGCAACTGGAACCAAGAAAGATATGATCTAACGAATATCGTGCAGCCCAAACCCTTGCCTTCCCAG GATTTGAGAGAGCACCTCACTGGTTCCCAGGGCATCAGCCTGAGCTGGATCCTCCTCAGTATAAATGCACAGGAAAATCAACTTACATGA
- the CFAP68 gene encoding cilia- and flagella-associated protein 68 isoform X1 yields MAAAHCPCCAEFLQSMEWPSKVFCHCPIKSSDNTSYSALNFSSSRKRQSLAYFLGNPHYGSLINADGHGEVWIDWNDMSKFFQYGWRCTTHENAYSNQTLMGNWNQERYDLTNIVQPKPLPSQFGHYFETTYDTSYNNKMPLSTHRFERAPHWFPGHQPELDPPQYKCTGKSTYMNSYSKPPTGDCAMCLWNPNNRPFQGPGF; encoded by the exons ATGGCCGCCGCCCACTGTCCCTGCTGCGCGGAATTTCTGCAG AGCATGGAGTGGCCAAGTAAGGTTTTCTGTCACTGTCCTATAAAATCTTCAGACAACACAAGCTATTCAGCATTAAATTTCTCTTCTTCAAGGAAG AGACAGTCCCTTGCCTATTTCCTTGGAAACCCACACTATGGGAGCCTCATTAATGCAGATGGCCATGGGGAAGTGTGGATAGATTGGAATGATATGTCCAAGTTTTTCCAGTATGGATGGAGATGCACCACCCACGAGAATGCCTATTCGAACCAAACCCTGATGGGCAACTGGAACCAAGAAAGATATGATCTAACGAATATCGTGCAGCCCAAACCCTTGCCTTCCCAG tttggacACTACTTTGAAACAACGTATGATACAAGCTACAACAACAAAATGCCGCTTTCAACCCATA GATTTGAGAGAGCACCTCACTGGTTCCCAGGGCATCAGCCTGAGCTGGATCCTCCTCAGTATAAATGCACAGGAAAATCAACTTACATGAATAGCTACTCAAAGCCTCCAACTGGGGATTGTGCTATGTGTTTGTGGAACCCGAATAACCGCCCATTTCAGGGCCCAGGAttctga
- the CFAP68 gene encoding cilia- and flagella-associated protein 68 isoform X2 has translation MAAAHCPCCAEFLQRQSLAYFLGNPHYGSLINADGHGEVWIDWNDMSKFFQYGWRCTTHENAYSNQTLMGNWNQERYDLTNIVQPKPLPSQFGHYFETTYDTSYNNKMPLSTHRFERAPHWFPGHQPELDPPQYKCTGKSTYMNSYSKPPTGDCAMCLWNPNNRPFQGPGF, from the exons ATGGCCGCCGCCCACTGTCCCTGCTGCGCGGAATTTCTGCAG AGACAGTCCCTTGCCTATTTCCTTGGAAACCCACACTATGGGAGCCTCATTAATGCAGATGGCCATGGGGAAGTGTGGATAGATTGGAATGATATGTCCAAGTTTTTCCAGTATGGATGGAGATGCACCACCCACGAGAATGCCTATTCGAACCAAACCCTGATGGGCAACTGGAACCAAGAAAGATATGATCTAACGAATATCGTGCAGCCCAAACCCTTGCCTTCCCAG tttggacACTACTTTGAAACAACGTATGATACAAGCTACAACAACAAAATGCCGCTTTCAACCCATA GATTTGAGAGAGCACCTCACTGGTTCCCAGGGCATCAGCCTGAGCTGGATCCTCCTCAGTATAAATGCACAGGAAAATCAACTTACATGAATAGCTACTCAAAGCCTCCAACTGGGGATTGTGCTATGTGTTTGTGGAACCCGAATAACCGCCCATTTCAGGGCCCAGGAttctga
- the CFAP68 gene encoding cilia- and flagella-associated protein 68 isoform X3 has translation MESMEWPSKVFCHCPIKSSDNTSYSALNFSSSRKRQSLAYFLGNPHYGSLINADGHGEVWIDWNDMSKFFQYGWRCTTHENAYSNQTLMGNWNQERYDLTNIVQPKPLPSQFGHYFETTYDTSYNNKMPLSTHRFERAPHWFPGHQPELDPPQYKCTGKSTYMNSYSKPPTGDCAMCLWNPNNRPFQGPGF, from the exons ATGGAG AGCATGGAGTGGCCAAGTAAGGTTTTCTGTCACTGTCCTATAAAATCTTCAGACAACACAAGCTATTCAGCATTAAATTTCTCTTCTTCAAGGAAG AGACAGTCCCTTGCCTATTTCCTTGGAAACCCACACTATGGGAGCCTCATTAATGCAGATGGCCATGGGGAAGTGTGGATAGATTGGAATGATATGTCCAAGTTTTTCCAGTATGGATGGAGATGCACCACCCACGAGAATGCCTATTCGAACCAAACCCTGATGGGCAACTGGAACCAAGAAAGATATGATCTAACGAATATCGTGCAGCCCAAACCCTTGCCTTCCCAG tttggacACTACTTTGAAACAACGTATGATACAAGCTACAACAACAAAATGCCGCTTTCAACCCATA GATTTGAGAGAGCACCTCACTGGTTCCCAGGGCATCAGCCTGAGCTGGATCCTCCTCAGTATAAATGCACAGGAAAATCAACTTACATGAATAGCTACTCAAAGCCTCCAACTGGGGATTGTGCTATGTGTTTGTGGAACCCGAATAACCGCCCATTTCAGGGCCCAGGAttctga